From Candidatus Aminicenantes bacterium, a single genomic window includes:
- a CDS encoding DUF362 domain-containing protein — MSSTRIPRREFVKRSLTMFGAAALAPQAASRLFAAPEVLPDITSVKGGDAYAAASKAIELAGGVGRYLGKTGRIGILVNAPAWWKRPGSHTSTDVVLAAVESCLKAGFKDIVFLQDPPPEFWGRSSRSASMADVVKSVKPATANKPEIDVKGGAALKKAKVSRDLLEVDAFIDLPIAKDHAGTRYSGCLKNMMGACADETNHFFHAGSGAKGEYGDVDFLSQCIADLGLVRKPTLCIVDATVVLGDNGPAGPGTLLKPGRVVVGNDPVAVDAYCAGLLGRSAADIAMLKKAAAHGIGKMDLTKLKIKDATI; from the coding sequence ATGTCATCCACCCGCATCCCCCGCCGTGAATTCGTCAAGCGAAGCCTAACCATGTTCGGCGCAGCCGCTTTGGCGCCGCAGGCCGCATCGCGCCTGTTCGCCGCCCCCGAAGTCCTGCCCGATATCACCTCGGTCAAGGGAGGGGACGCCTACGCGGCGGCCAGCAAGGCCATCGAGCTGGCCGGCGGCGTCGGGCGATACCTCGGCAAGACCGGCCGCATCGGCATCCTGGTCAACGCGCCCGCCTGGTGGAAGAGGCCCGGCAGCCACACCAGCACGGACGTCGTCCTGGCGGCCGTCGAGAGCTGTCTCAAGGCCGGCTTCAAAGACATCGTCTTCCTGCAGGATCCGCCCCCCGAGTTCTGGGGACGCAGCAGCCGCTCGGCATCCATGGCCGACGTCGTCAAGTCCGTCAAGCCGGCGACGGCGAACAAGCCGGAGATCGACGTCAAGGGCGGCGCGGCGCTCAAGAAAGCCAAAGTCTCGCGCGACCTGTTGGAGGTTGACGCATTCATTGACCTGCCGATCGCCAAGGACCACGCCGGCACCCGCTACAGCGGCTGTCTGAAGAACATGATGGGCGCCTGTGCCGACGAAACCAACCATTTCTTCCACGCCGGCTCGGGGGCCAAGGGCGAATACGGCGACGTCGACTTCCTGTCCCAATGTATCGCCGACCTGGGCCTGGTCCGCAAGCCGACGCTCTGCATCGTCGACGCCACGGTCGTTCTGGGCGACAACGGACCGGCGGGCCCCGGCACGCTTCTGAAACCAGGCCGGGTGGTGGTCGGAAACGACCCGGTGGCCGTCGATGCCTATTGCGCAGGCCTGCTGGGCAGGTCGGCCGCCGACATCGCCATGCTGAAGAAGGCGGCGGCCCACGGCATCGGCAAGATGGATCTGACCAAGCTCAAGATCAAGGACGCGACGATCTGA
- a CDS encoding dodecin family protein, which yields MLNMIDLVGTSPDGFSEAVQTALAGVAKRGQKAHFFQVVEQRGSVREGRIVEFQVIVRVAVEG from the coding sequence ATGCTGAACATGATTGATCTCGTGGGGACGTCGCCGGATGGGTTCTCCGAGGCCGTCCAGACCGCCCTGGCCGGGGTCGCCAAGCGGGGGCAGAAAGCCCACTTCTTCCAGGTCGTGGAACAGCGCGGCTCCGTCCGCGAGGGCCGGATCGTGGAATTCCAGGTCATCGTACGGGTGGCCGTCGAGGGATGA
- a CDS encoding FAD-dependent thymidylate synthase: MNVVLAGYNVDREALDELRLSAPPRLDLTPETLSAAYARISRDARPVDELRRSARGEVEKARRSNQAIIFKMGHHSVAEHAVFNFDLMGLSRLAIEAVERFRLASFTEKSQRYITLGEDFVVPEEIVAAGMKQAFLGAVKAQNAFYHRLYRALRPRVFARHPEAAKDPKMNSLLEGWAKEDARYIVSLATEGQLGMTVNARNLELMIRRFAAHPLAEVRELNRRLHDLATQAAPSIVLFTAATSFDAETYGALAKAAGKARPAGKGIFAAGTAVPVRLTTATADGDDRILAALLHTVSGRPLSECLTTARKLPARRKRALFLTVFERMEFYDFPPREFEHADLTFELVLSASAFAQLKRHRMATLTVQDYDPSLGLTVPPSIEEAGAAEDFRAMAAKTEEAHDKLKRECGGAAAYVLTNAHRRRALLKLNLRELYHISRLREDGAAQWDIREIAAAMSRAARTAFPLAAMMLGGKDAYPALYEKAFGHLPKQMPPAKE; this comes from the coding sequence ATGAACGTCGTTCTGGCCGGGTACAACGTCGATCGCGAGGCACTGGACGAGCTTCGGCTCTCGGCGCCGCCGCGGCTCGACTTGACGCCCGAAACCCTGTCCGCCGCCTACGCCCGCATCTCGCGCGACGCCCGTCCCGTGGACGAGCTGCGGCGGTCCGCCCGCGGCGAGGTCGAAAAGGCCCGCCGATCCAACCAGGCCATCATCTTCAAAATGGGCCACCACTCTGTGGCCGAGCACGCCGTCTTCAACTTCGACCTGATGGGCCTAAGCCGGCTGGCCATCGAGGCCGTCGAGCGGTTCCGCTTGGCTTCGTTCACCGAGAAGTCCCAGCGCTACATCACCCTCGGGGAAGACTTCGTCGTTCCGGAGGAGATCGTCGCCGCCGGGATGAAACAGGCCTTTCTGGGCGCCGTCAAAGCCCAAAACGCCTTCTACCATCGACTGTATCGGGCCTTGCGTCCGCGCGTCTTTGCCCGCCATCCGGAAGCGGCCAAGGACCCAAAAATGAACAGCTTGCTCGAGGGCTGGGCCAAGGAAGATGCGCGGTATATCGTCAGCCTGGCCACCGAAGGCCAGCTCGGCATGACCGTCAACGCCCGAAACCTGGAGCTCATGATCCGCCGCTTCGCCGCCCACCCGCTGGCCGAGGTGCGCGAGCTCAACCGGCGCCTCCACGATTTGGCCACGCAGGCGGCGCCGTCGATCGTCTTGTTTACGGCGGCGACGTCTTTCGACGCCGAGACATACGGCGCGCTGGCCAAGGCGGCAGGCAAAGCCCGGCCGGCCGGTAAGGGAATCTTCGCGGCGGGGACGGCCGTGCCGGTCCGGCTGACGACAGCCACCGCCGACGGCGACGACCGCATTCTGGCCGCGCTCCTCCATACCGTTTCGGGCCGGCCGTTGAGCGAATGCCTGACTACGGCCCGCAAGCTCCCGGCCCGGCGCAAGCGGGCTTTGTTCCTAACGGTGTTCGAGCGGATGGAGTTTTACGATTTCCCGCCGCGCGAGTTCGAGCACGCCGATCTGACCTTTGAGCTTGTCTTGTCCGCCTCCGCCTTCGCCCAGCTTAAGCGCCACCGGATGGCCACGTTGACCGTGCAGGACTACGATCCGTCCCTGGGGCTGACCGTGCCGCCCTCGATCGAGGAGGCCGGAGCGGCGGAGGATTTTCGGGCCATGGCAGCCAAGACCGAAGAGGCCCACGACAAATTAAAGAGGGAATGCGGCGGAGCGGCCGCGTATGTACTGACCAACGCCCATCGCCGGCGAGCCCTCCTCAAGCTCAACCTGCGCGAGCTCTATCACATCTCGCGCCTGCGCGAGGACGGCGCGGCGCAATGGGATATCCGGGAGATCGCGGCCGCCATGAGCCGGGCCGCGCGGACGGCTTTCCCGCTGGCTGCGATGATGCTGGGCGGCAAGGATGCTTATCCGGCGCTCTACGAAAAGGCCTTCGGCCACTTGCCCAAGCAGATGCCCCCCGCCAAAGAATAA
- the tyrS gene encoding tyrosine--tRNA ligase encodes MSLSIYDELKERGFIAQVSDEGAVRRKLDQEQTTFYIGFDSTAASLHAGSLVPIMAMVHLRRAGHRAIALTGGGTTMVGDPSGKSEMRQMLDESAIRGYGQAIRAQLDRYLHFDRPGALSLDNAEWLRPLNYIEFLRDIGRHFSVNRMLAAEAYKLRLEKGLSFIEFNYQLLQAYDFLVLYRTHKCTMQMGGDDQWGNILAGVDLVRRVESATVEGLTFPLLTTATGAKMGKTAQGAVWLDAALFSPYQYFQYWVDCDDRDVGRFLRLYTMLPLDEIRRLDGLRDREINAAKRILAFEATRLTHGDAAATEARGAATAAFGGAGEKDIESLPTTAVPKARLDAGIAIAELFTEVGLTPSRGEAKRLIQQGGLHVNDERIDSLSRMVTSQDLGPDGILLKAGKKKIHRIVPA; translated from the coding sequence GTGAGCTTATCGATCTACGACGAACTGAAAGAGCGCGGGTTCATCGCCCAGGTTTCGGACGAGGGGGCGGTGCGCCGCAAGCTCGATCAAGAGCAGACCACGTTCTACATCGGGTTCGACAGCACGGCCGCGAGCCTTCACGCCGGCAGCCTGGTCCCGATCATGGCCATGGTCCATCTGCGCCGGGCCGGCCACCGGGCCATCGCCCTGACCGGCGGCGGCACGACCATGGTCGGCGATCCCAGCGGCAAATCCGAGATGCGCCAAATGCTGGACGAGTCCGCCATCCGCGGCTACGGGCAGGCCATCCGGGCCCAGCTCGACCGTTACCTCCATTTCGACCGGCCGGGTGCTTTGTCGCTCGACAACGCCGAATGGCTGCGGCCGCTGAATTACATCGAGTTTCTGCGCGACATCGGCCGCCATTTCAGCGTCAACCGGATGCTGGCCGCCGAGGCCTACAAGCTGCGGCTGGAAAAGGGCCTGTCGTTTATCGAATTCAACTATCAGCTCCTCCAGGCTTACGACTTCCTCGTCCTCTACCGGACCCATAAATGTACCATGCAGATGGGCGGCGACGACCAGTGGGGCAACATATTGGCCGGCGTCGATCTTGTCCGCCGGGTCGAGAGCGCCACGGTCGAGGGGCTGACCTTCCCCCTGCTCACGACGGCCACCGGGGCCAAGATGGGCAAGACCGCCCAGGGCGCGGTCTGGCTGGACGCGGCCCTCTTCAGCCCCTATCAGTATTTCCAGTACTGGGTCGATTGCGACGACCGCGACGTGGGCCGGTTCCTGCGGCTCTACACGATGCTGCCGCTCGATGAGATCCGGCGCTTGGACGGGCTTCGCGACCGGGAGATCAACGCGGCCAAGCGAATTCTAGCCTTCGAGGCTACCCGGCTGACCCACGGCGATGCGGCGGCCACGGAGGCCCGGGGCGCGGCGACGGCAGCGTTCGGCGGTGCGGGGGAGAAGGACATCGAATCTCTCCCGACGACGGCCGTGCCGAAAGCCCGGCTGGACGCCGGAATCGCGATCGCCGAGCTCTTCACCGAGGTCGGCTTGACGCCCTCGCGCGGCGAGGCCAAGCGGCTCATCCAGCAGGGCGGGCTCCACGTCAACGACGAGCGGATCGACTCGCTCAGCCGCATGGTGACGAGCCAAGACCTCGGGCCCGACGGCATCCTGCTCAAGGCCGGCAAGAAGAAGATCCACCGCATCGTTCCGGCATGA
- a CDS encoding YwbE family protein — MDGRKRADIKPGARVRVVKKEDQGSGKLTEGIVRDILTSSPDHSRGIKVRLTNGIVGRVKEIL, encoded by the coding sequence ATGGATGGCCGCAAACGAGCCGATATCAAACCCGGTGCGCGCGTCCGCGTCGTCAAGAAAGAAGATCAAGGGTCCGGAAAGCTGACCGAGGGAATCGTCCGGGACATCCTGACTTCCTCTCCGGATCACTCGCGCGGGATCAAAGTTCGTCTGACCAACGGGATTGTCGGCCGGGTCAAAGAGATCCTCTGA